The Solanum lycopersicum chromosome 8, SLM_r2.1 DNA segment ACATCATAGTTCATTCCTTCGTGATCTGACCCATTTTAACATGTGATATGATGGTTGTGCAGAGAACTTGTTGGTTTcgaaagaaataattaaagttGCTGATTTTGGTCTTGCTCGGGAGATCAATTCTCAGCCTCCATATACGGAATATGTATCAACACGTTGGTTAGTGTGCTTGCTCTTCTATTTGTTCATTCGTCTAAATGGTTAGTGTATTTTCCTGATATCAGTTATGTGCCACTGCAGGTATCGTGCTCCTGAAATTCTTCTCCAGTCACCCATCTATGGTCCTGCTGTCGGTATGTAAAAGATACACACTATCTTTTTCAGCTATTTCTTTCTGGATGTATATTGATTATCTTTCAATACTCTGCAGATATGTGGGCAATGGGTGCTATAATGGCTGAGTTGTTTAGTCTTCGTCCTCTGTTTCCAGGTTCAAGGTATGCATATGTGGTTATAATATTGATTTCTCTCCGACCTGCATTGATATGTATATAGAAGAGGAgagggagtgatggtggattGAAATGTCATTTGCAATCCCTTTACGTTCTGATGACAGTCGGCTGTATGCTtctcttgtttgggtgcagtgaaGCAGATGAGATCTACAAAATATGCAGTGTTATAGGGACCCCAACAAAGAGGAACTGGGCTCAGGGACTTGAACTTGCTAGTGCTATCAACTACCAATTTCCGCAGGTAACATAACTCTTCCTTGATATGAAGCTATCAGTTGTTTTGGAATTCTTTATTTGAATTGCTATTCTTCAAGGATTTTCAGATTACCTCCCCCccgactttttttttttttgcttttgaatTCAGTTCTTAGCCTTTCAACTATTGAAAAGAAGGTCCAATTAGTTACCCTAACGGGAAAAAATGATATTAACTAGCAAAGTGATTTCTTTTGAATGTGGGTTGACACCTTCCCTGGTATTTTTGGCAGGTTGCTGGTGTAGATATCTCTTTGCTAGTTCCGTCTGCCAGTGAAAATGCTATTAGTCTAATCACAGTAAGAAGTGGCTAAATACATTCGTATCACTTTCTTAATTGTTCGCAACATCGACATATATGCACCTTTCTGAATACCCTTCTAAAAGGGAATGGAATATCTGATAGCCCGTCATTTCGTCCTTTTCTGTTACTTGCTGCAGTCTCTTTGTTCATGGGATCCTCGTAAGAGGCCAACGGCAATCGATGCTCTTCAGCATCCTTTTTTCCAGGTGGACAACTTCTTCCCCTTTTAACTTTATGTACATAAGTCAGTGTCTGTCTCTCTATTAGATTAGATGATATCATTTGTGATGTGGCAGAGTTGCTTTTACGTACCTCCATCACTACGCACCAAGGCTGCTGTTGCTAAGACCCCTCCTTCTGGTTTGTACTGTCTTCTATATTACTAGTAAGGAAACCTGGGTTTTATGTTGTTACAATGATCTTAAAAGGACTTCTTAATCGTAGCTGTTGTGCGGGGTGCAGTGGAGCAGAAGTACAAGTGGTCATCTGGGTTGTCGCACAATCCCAAACCTAGCAGCAACTTCTCAACTGTCAAGTCACAGCTGCCGTTTAACGCAGGTGACTATAAGAATTTAAAGGATTTTAGCTTCTTTATTCTGATTCTTATTCAATTGTTTCCCACTGAAACTGTGTAACAGGTGTTCAAAGGAAGCTGGATATGAATTATCAGGTATGTTTTCCTTGGAAACaaccttttcttatttttcccATCTGATAGACAAGACAAATGTTGCGGCTAGGCGTCCATTCTAACCTGAATCTGATTTCTGCCAACAATTGTTCAGGATCCGACGAGGAATGATAAATTCCTGCAAGGCTCTGTCAACCAACAACCAAAATATCGACCTCCTGGAAGGAACATCCCGAGCGATCCAAGTGAGTCATTCAAACTTACCCCCTATTGGAACAGTTGTATTGTTGTGCCCCTAAAGCTAGTTATTCTTTTGATCTTGGCAGTGGTTGGTTCCAGAGTGCAGAATTTTGCCGTTTCTGATGCAGCTGACAAGCTGGGGAACATGAATATTGGCTCTGGCAGAGTACCTACAATGCAGCCAGTAGTTAAGCCAATGAAGGCAGGAGGATGGCATGGACAGCACGACTTGTTCCATGGACGGTCTAAAGAGTTTCTTCCGGGAAGAAGCTTTTCGAGGAAAGTTGCTGGATGAATAAATGTCAAAGCTGAGAGTGCCCCTACTTTGTTCTAGTGTTCTATTCGCGCATGTGCATGGCTAAATTTGATGGTGAAGCCAGCAGTCTTTTGTGCTTTCAATATTTTCGTTTAGTTTCTGGTGATACTGTTGCATCAACAATGTTTTGAATAAATGGTTTTTCTCAACTCTCACTGATAGCATCATTTAGAGTTTTgaatatgatatgtatgtatTGCATCTTTTGTACATAAGTTAAGTTGCCCTGAACAAAAATAAGTTTCTCAAACGTTTGACATTATGTAACGATACGATACAATACAATGTGATATATTATGGAATAACAAGTAACAACTATGAAAACAAGATAGAAAGATCAAATTCAGAACAAAGAATGATTATATGAATGAAGCAACACTAGAGTTTTGTGAGCGAAAGCTCAATATAACTAACTAAGAAAATATGGATTAAAATAAAGATGTTAAAGTTCTACTTGATCCCTCATTACAACTCGAAAGCAAAATCTTGAGTTGGTTTTCTCCCAACGTAGGTCATTTTCTTTGAGATTCCTCCTTTTGACTAAATTCTTTGTCCATCCTTTGACAAGGTGAAAGCTATTAGTAGACCATTTCTTGAGGGTCAAAACATGACTTGTTTGTGAATCCATATCAAATACAGTAACATCAACTCCACAAATTATACTCTGTTCTTCCTCGTCCATAAAAGGTAATGCGTCTTGTCGAGATAGTAATAACCTCGAAGCTCCATTCACATCGCTTCtagttagatttttttttatccaatGACCATTTGATTCTTCTGTCGGCTTGGTTTTCTTGCGGGGAATGAATTTCTGTTCCCCCAATGATCTAGAAGAACGTTGGAAGATTGGGCTGTCGAAGAGGTGTTGGGTAGGGATGGCAGAGGAGTATTGTTTGCAGTTGGTTTTGTGTTTTCATAAACACGTGTAAAGAGAGTCAAAAAAGGGTGAATTAGGATCGTCCTTGCCGCCATCTATGGAGGAGAAATTAACGGTAGTAGTAATTGGTTTCGAAACACCAAGATTTTCAGAAATTTGGGGAAACAGAGACAAAGTAGTATCGGAAGACGAGTAGTGATGAGGAAGAGAATAGCTAATTGGTTCGGTATCAATAACACTGTCTTCCGAAAATGGCAATGACGTTAGAAAATCGTCGAAAAATTGATCACTATTTTCCATAGCGTAACTGAGAGAAATAAAGGAATGAGGATAGTAGTAATATTTTGGAATGGAAGAAGAAAGGGTAGGGTAATGAATGATCCTTTTATAGATTTGTATAGTTTATCCATTTCATAATCGGATTCTGATTTCTGtgttaaaaaaggaaatatttcaCAATTTTAGTTCTATTATTTGgatttattcaatatttaattttagtatAAGCAACGTATGTTTACTTCTGCTGTTGCCAGTGAATACACTATCTTTTCGCATTGTTGATGTTCGACTTTACGTAGCCACAAGaaacaatacattatgaaataataagcAAGACCAATCCAGAAAAAAGAAGGAATATATAAATGAAGCAACACTACAAAACTTTGTTTCCATACTCACAAAATTGATCATTGAGCTAAAACCAAACATAAGTAactaaaaggtaaaaaaaattgaacatctTAAAGATCTAGTTGACAACTCGAAAGCAAAATCTTGAATTGGTTTTCTCCCAACGTATCGAGACCTCGTCATTCCTCCTTTTGACAAAATCCTTTGTCCATGCTTTGACAAGGTGAAAGCTATTAGTTGACCATTTTTCTAGAGTCAGAATATGGCTTGTCTGTGTATCCATATCAAATACGGTGACATCAACTCCACACAATTGTTGGCAAATTACGCTCCGTTCTTGCTCGTTCATAAAGGGTAATATGTAATTATTCACGTCTTGTCGAGGTAGTAATAGCCTTGAAGCTCCATTCACATCGCTTCTAGTTAGCTTTTTTGTCATCCAATGACCTTCCTCTCCTTTTGTCAGCTTGGTTTTCTTGCGGGGGATGAATTTCTGTTCCCCCAATGATCTTTTAGGAGCAGAGTTACCCAATGCGTTGACCTCCCGACTTGATGAAGCAAAACTAGAAGAAGGTTGACTATCAATGGAAGATTGGGCAGTCGAAGAGGTGTTGGATAGGGATGGTAGAGAAAGACAGAGATCAGTTGATGACGGAGGAGTACTGTTTACAATTGGTTTAGAAACTCCTGTAAAGAGAGTCAAAAAAGGTGAATTAGGATTGTCCTTGCCGCCATCTATGGAAGAGAAATCATAAGTAGTACTACTTGACGCTGCCGATGATGGAAGAGTAGTACTACTAGAAGAAGACGATGGATGATAGCGAATTGGTTCAGCATCAATGACATTGTCTTCTGACAATGGCGGAAACAGAGACAACATTAGAAAATCGTCGATCATTATTTTCCATTGCGACTGGAGAAATAAAAGAATACGAATAGTAAAAATTTAGGAACGAAGAAGAAAGGCTGTGTAATGAGTCCCTTTTATAGATTTGTGTAACTCTCCCATTTATGATCAAAATGGGAACTTAGTttaatcttttttgttttccGTAGTAGAAAAGGTAAGGAAACAGCATTTCTAAATTCTGTTTTTGGtaataattatttaacttaaaagtTTCTTCACTTCTAAATAGTACCAAAGGTAGAAATTCTAGAATATATTAATTCACTCACTTAATAATTAGTAgatgtaaataaaataataaattaataattattttgttaatagGTGTGTCAATTCAAAAATGGATAATAATTAAGTGAGTTCATGTTATTGGCTATCTATGGACTTGGTgcatagtctttaaaaaaacaattaaaattttttaatgcGTATTATTTGTTCAAGAATCCCCCCTAATTAGGTAAGTAgcgtaaaattatttttacgcAAATactaaagtaaaataataattaaaaaaaaaaattgagcaatAAATAATACGTATTATTTGTTCAAGAATAGCCCCTCCCATTAATTAGGTAAGTAGTAATTTTGGTTACGTCCTCCATTTAAAGCGCAAGACAAGTGATTTTAACGGTAAAAACTTAgcaaaatttaatattgaaaattgtgagctatttaaaataataattttacataatttcaataataaatattatttaaagtttAATTGTTAATAACATAGTtcgtataattttataaataagtaaaaaacacAACGAAATACATAAAGTTTTATCATCAACATTAACTTTACAAAGAAATTTGTTCAATTGTTTCCCTTAAAACTGTTCTGGTTCTCAACTAAAAGTTAAATTAAGTAATACTTAATgagttttaatttattgaaatgTTTTCGATCGAgcacaataacaataacatatctGGTGAAATTAGGATTGTGTATCAGTTGATTCGGCttgtttgaaaatttattgatttgatttatcgATATGTAGCATGTAACATTATCATAGAGTCATTAGTATATTAACTtatttgattattgatttattagtCATTGATCGTTATCGATTTTACTATTAGTTTAACCATTAATATTTGACgtagaaaaattattaaaaaacacTTTGAAACAAGGTTACATACAAATTAAATAACCAATACAAATAATAACTCgataataacaaaattaatacacATTATTTTCAATTTGA contains these protein-coding regions:
- the LOC101252911 gene encoding cyclin-dependent kinase F-4 isoform X1, coding for MERYQIIKEVGNGTFGNVWRALNKQTGEVVAIKKMKRNYYSWEECINLREVKSLRKMNHSNIVKLKEVVRENDILYFVFEYMECNLYQLMKDRAKLFSESEVRNWCFQVFQGLAYMHRQGYFHRDLKPENLLVSKEIIKVADFGLAREINSQPPYTEYVSTRWYRAPEILLQSPIYGPAVDMWAMGAIMAELFSLRPLFPGSSEADEIYKICSVIGTPTKRNWAQGLELASAINYQFPQVAGVDISLLVPSASENAISLITSLCSWDPRKRPTAIDALQHPFFQSCFYVPPSLRTKAAVAKTPPSAVVRGAVEQKYKWSSGLSHNPKPSSNFSTVKSQLPFNAGVQRKLDMNYQDPTRNDKFLQGSVNQQPKYRPPGRNIPSDPMVGSRVQNFAVSDAADKLGNMNIGSGRVPTMQPVVKPMKAGGWHGQHDLFHGRSKEFLPGRSFSRKVAG
- the LOC101252911 gene encoding cyclin-dependent kinase F-4 isoform X2; translated protein: MERYQIIKEVGNGTFGNVWRALNKQTGEVVAIKKMKRNYYSWEECINLREVKSLRKMNHSNIVKLKEVVRENDILYFVFEYMECNLYQLMKDRAKLFSESEVRNWCFQVFQGLAYMHRQGYFHRDLKPENLLVSKEIIKVADFGLAREINSQPPYTEYVSTRWYRAPEILLQSPIYGPAVDMWAMGAIMAELFSLRPLFPGSSEADEIYKICSVIGTPTKRNWAQGLELASAINYQFPQVAGVDISLLVPSASENAISLITSLCSWDPRKRPTAIDALQHPFFQSCFYVPPSLRTKAAVAKTPPSVEQKYKWSSGLSHNPKPSSNFSTVKSQLPFNAGVQRKLDMNYQDPTRNDKFLQGSVNQQPKYRPPGRNIPSDPMVGSRVQNFAVSDAADKLGNMNIGSGRVPTMQPVVKPMKAGGWHGQHDLFHGRSKEFLPGRSFSRKVAG